Sequence from the Esox lucius isolate fEsoLuc1 chromosome 6, fEsoLuc1.pri, whole genome shotgun sequence genome:
GCTTTTAATACTCTCCGTCAAATAATGGACTGATTCGGACTTACTGGGACAACAGGTGAGTGCAGTCACTACTACCAGGAAGGCAAACATCAGACGTTTCATCGGACCAGAGTTGAATTGCCATGATGTCATGAGGACATGCGCAGAAGGTGAGAGCGGGGCTAGCATGTAAACTATAACACAGTGGACGAAAtactaatttattttattgggATTAATATATTGCCTATATTTTGAGGAGCGTTACTTAAAATGAAACGATCATTTGTGCTTCTTTATACTATTTAGTGTTCAAATGCATTTAAATCAATCTAATGTTAATTTAGATGTATTCACGTCTTTTAATCCTATGACATTGTCCCTGTTGAATCgagataattatttttaattacttAATTGATTTTGGCACAACGACATCTTACGGATTGCACCATTTAAGATGTATCTACTGCTTAAaagcaatacaaaatatatacacattgtgAATGTAACTTTTcagtttaaaacattatttgacatgTAATACGTAATGTCCTTTGGCCGTATGTTCGGCAATGTACGTTTGCCTCAGAACGTGCAGTCACTTTAGCAAAGCATTTGCCTTAGTAAAAGTTGACCATAGGCAAATCGTAGTATTGATGTAGCAGGACTAGCGTATTActtgtgtgttgttgttattatatgTGCAGGTTACATTTCACCACTGGAGTAAAGTGGTCCCTGAATGGCTCAGTAGATCAGAGTCCTTGCAACACCAAGATTGCGGGCTCAAAATCCCAGGGTCTTCCACACCAAACATCAATGTGTGAATTTACGATAAATCGCATTGGATTAAAACATTTGTGGATTATGTTTATCATGTTTAATGGAAACTAACTACTTcttaatatttttgttaaaatgtcagTCTTTAATAAGGGTTTAACTTGATATCCATGCTTTGCATATTTTGGTATTTTCCACAATGTGGGCGGAGCTATGCACTTGTTATATTTGCATTGTAAAGACCTTCATATTTGAAATGGGTTATTTCCAACGAAATTACAGACGATATCACCTCTAATCACAGATAGAAGTCATTAATAAATGTCAGAAGTTAgttttacataaataaaatattttaacattcaCATAACGTTCTCAGAATGCAGTTATGGAAGGTCTGCAACAATACATAAATACTTTTACAAtagctacattttcaaaaatattacAAGTGTGGCAAatcaaaaataaacagtttgaaTAAACATGGTTTTAGCAAAAGTACAgtatcatacaaaaaaaatggaATGAAGAGAGCACAGTTAAAATAATACTTGAATTTcatgacaaaataattattatacatGATgtgaaatatacattatttttctcAATTTTGGCATTAAAAAATGTTGTCTATCAACGTACAGTATAGAATGAAGGATGGATTTGTAGTTACGGTGAGGACAAGTGCATAGCAAAATAGAAGATCATTTAATCCTGTTAAGGACAGGATGCTGTTAACACAAATCCAGACCAActggcatttaaaaaacaacattgaacaaaaatatgtttaaggCAAATATTCCGTCATTTAAAATTGGCATAGTCTgagaaaatgtcaacaaaatcTTGTACCACCCGATAGCAAAAGTCATATTGTTCCTGTAGAAAGAGTTAGAAGAATGTTTAATTTAACTTAATTTGGTTTCAGTGGAATATGTTTAAAATGGCTTTCATGGAACAACGTTGTGTGAAACATTCAGATTTGTGCAAAATTACTCACCACGGTCTGAACCATGTGTGGCCTCTGCATTCGTAAACTCTTCACAGTTTGGAAGACGTCCAGTAGGCCTTCGGCCTTGACCCTCTCCAGGATATTGCTCAGTGCAATGAACGTACCGGTCCGCCCTGCGCCAGCACTACCAGGGCAAACCAAAATACCCACACAGGGTCACTTCTGTGACACTTCCCTTTCACCTAAGTCAACAGTAAGGTTTTAGCTAACAACGTTTTTGTAGGTTCGGTAGGTAGAGTTGTGTGGCTACCTGCAGTGTACGATGATGGGATGGTTTCCTGATTGCTGTTGTTGTCTCTGCACCGATGCGATGATGTCGATCATTCCTCTCCCCTCGGCGGGGATGCCGATCTCTGGCCAGCCGTGGAAGTGAAAGTGCCTGACGAGCCGTGTCTGCTTGTCCTGACAAGggttttgcaaaaaaaatatcatgTGTTGTGTTTGAGATGCACATTTATATTCGGAGCATTGTTTAATGCTTAACGCTTAACGATTAGCAATTCGCTGACAGGATGAGTTTCGATGAACAAACCTATCTACTGTGAACAGTCACAGATTTACTTACGCAAGTAAGAGCAAAGCTGAACTATCAACTAAAATATCTTTACGTCctttgtggtgtcagggcgtgtCCAACTCACCGGGCCGAAGGTGAGTACCAGGTCTCGTAGGCTGAAAGTGTCACACATGGTGTCCCCCTTAATCTCCACAGTGTAGTTTCCATAAGTCACAGAGCCTTCTGATGGCCAGTACTGGAAACACTTATCCTGCCGGccgaaaaaacacacacagaaaaccaaAACTGAAAGATTTGTCGAAAAAGGGCTGACTGACTGTACATAACCATCATAAAACATGTGTTGGACATTTTCAACAACATAAATAGTGTGAGTGGTCCAGCTTGGGTTCTTGATTGCTGAGGCAACGAGACGATAGTAGAAGAAGATATTAAGTAGGTAGCTGGTAGATTATTAGCTAGGAGGGAGGAATCAGCCTgagggagtgagtgagggagaggagagtctacgtgagggagggagagtctacctgagggagtgagggagggagaggagagtcTACctgagggagtgagggagggagagtcttatctgagggagggagagggagcctACCTGCTCTCTTTCCTGTAGTTCAGTGAGCATGACGATGGAGTGACACTTCCATTCCCAGGCCATCCTCCAGAAGTCCTCCACAGTGTGAGACAGAGGGCCCTGGGTGGCTATGAAGTAGTCCTTCTGCCGGTAGCCCTGAAGTTCACACAGTCGTTATAGTAACGGTCGTCACAATGTCAACAGCTGTTATAATATTAACAGTCATTTTATGAACAGTTATTGTCATGTCAACAGTCAGTAAAATACCAACCACATTAAACAGTAGAGGTACCACTTCCTTGACAGCAGTTTGCCCTTCCACAACGGTTGCCTTTCCTGAACTAATGCAATTACTTTCCAgatttcttcattattttctttttctggcactgactttgctgatagctacttTATTGAGTAAGGTACTTAGTATTATTGGCTACTGTAGGTGTCCCACTGAGCTATCTTAAGATTTATGCACTAACTGGAGGTCTGCTGcatgatgaaaatgttaaaGGAAATCACTGTAGTATCATTATGAACAGGTAGAAAATAAAGTGCCAGCTTACATCTATAAAAGATGCATTGATGTAGTCCGTGAACTCCTGGCCTCTTCTCATGGAGAGAATCACTCGGTTGAAGTCGTCTGAAAAAGAGATTCCAGCTCAACATTCATATTCATGGTAGCTAACTACAAGGACAGTGTGAACAGTACTATCAATCACATTCAACGGAGAATGCTTTGAAGACAGCGCCGCTGAATATGGGGAGAAGGAATTGGATCATCTGTGATGCTGTCACTGGTGATTTATGAATAGATCTGCCATATtagatgacaaaaaaaaaaaaaaacttcttaaatagcagcctattccctatatagtgccctgCTTTCGTCTATAACCCTGTAGTcgctggtcaaaagaagtgcactaaatagggaatagggcgccatttTGTGAATCGGCCTAAAATGTTCATCCAGATCCATTTCCCAAAGACTACTTGCGGGCAGAGAGCAACGAGAACGCATCACTCAACCCAGAAAACAGCAACACAATGAGCGAGCAATCAGATACCGATGACAAGATGTCTGACTAGAAGGTGTCTCAATGGCACTTCCATGTATCAGGGTTTAAATATATGAATACCAAATATGAGTAGGTGTATATACAAGTCTATTTCTGCATTAATGCAATTGAGGGTGTGGATTTTGGTGAGAGAAACAAGTTATTTAATAATAACTCTTGGATATGAGCACAGTATAATCTGTCATAGCGCCAGGAATACGACATGACCTAATTTAGCAAATGTACTAGCTAAACAGATCCGTTTATGATGCGTTTTaaccatagaaatataataaacacAACCGTCTTGGAACCTCTGAACCTGGCAATTATGGTATCACGATGTGAGTGGGGACACTTTCATTACAATCCTGTGGTCCCAATGTTTCCCAGTGTTACTTACATGGAATGATCTGAAGGACCCGGTTTTTCTTCATGTTGGCAGGCAGATTTCCTGTTCTCATGTTCTCTTTCATTATCCGCATGTTGGTCAGTTTCTGAAGAGGAGCAGACAGGCATTAGACTGTTAATTTACATGTAAGACATTAGATTTTGAACAGTATCACACTTTGGCTGTGCTATCTTTATATGTCTTGGCCAATGACTTGTATGTCAGTGTGAATTCTAAAAACAACACAAGCTTCCTCATATTTTCTGGATGTCAGAGAGTTAGCAACCCGGGTCTCACTTTAAACTCCTCCTCCAGTCCCACTCTGTCAAAAGGGGCGTTGGTGTTGTGTAGTTTCTGCAGGTGTCCTTCCAGAGATGACACATCCAGCTCTGTGTCTCCGTAGAGGAAGTATTCCAACAGGGCCTGGTAGATGAATGAGTACTGCATCTGaatgaaagacacacacacacacacatctttactCCATATACTGAAGATGAATTGTCACTTTTTGCCACAGCCCTTCTTGAAACCCAGCGTGGCGTTCCACAGGGATTGATTTACTATACTATTTAGACCACCATACTAAAAGTGATTACAATGCTTACTGGATAATTGCTTTGTATTAATAGCAGGTTAAGAAAGATGACACTAGTACTAGTAACAGAAACCGATGTAAGGGGCCACTCACATCCGTCTGCACAAGCTGTGAGCGCTGGTCTCGTATCTTGGACACAAAACCAAAGACGTCTGTCTTTTGCTCCTGGTGCATCATATCTATCATGCCGTCAATCACGATGAAGGTCCCTGTCCGCCCCACACCAGCACTGCAGAGACATACCACAGACAGAGGCCGGGGGACAGAGTTGTACAAGGAGACAGAGTTGTACAAGGAGTTCCATCAAGCATCCGACAATATTAGCAAGACTGATCTGTCTTCAGAGAAAGGTGCTcaggtaacattttatttttataaagtaATCCATCCACCGTCTCTCTCCGGTGTAAAAAATACCTGCAGTGGACTACGATGGGACCAGCAAAGGAAGGGTTGACGTTTTTGACCTTCTTGAGGAACTTGAGCATGCCGATGGGGGAGAAGGGGACCCCGAAGTCAGGCCAGCTGGTGAAGTGGAGCTGAGTGACCAGCCGCGAGGGCTTGCTGCCATCCGTAGCCTGCTACATGAAAAGACATGTTACCGCCTACTACTGCCATGGGCAGAATGGCCATTTGGCATGTCTGGAAGATGACAGACGGGCCGGTCCTTTATTTGCACAATTATAACTTAGAATTGTTTTGTTGATAAAGTAGACCTTGATAAAACAACACGGCTAAGTGGGGGGAAAATAAGCCATAAGCTGTGAAATAAGCTTTTTGTCCTCATTCGCACACGGACACAGCAAGAGTGTATAGAGTCAGCTCCTTTGTGATGGAAATTAACCTAGCCAATAATGTTACCCATAGACTGCCACTGTTCACCAatcatgttttatgtttctatagcctgttgaaATCTACTCCTATACCCACAGCACTGCGACACAACAAGTTCACAGTGCACCTTTGATGTTTACGGGCAGTGCTTTAGTGGGTCCCGTAGGCTACATGTATTTACCGTGAAATATGAACCGTATGCCTTTGATGTACCACAGAAGAAGTGAATCCCTGTAGGATAGGCTTGCGCATACTTTCAAAACAAAAGGGCTGATTCTTCATTGTCAACCAAGTCCAACGCCCTGCTAATAGCTAGCATTGCTGTTTCAGTAGAACGTCCATGTAGCATTGTCATGTCACAACTTACATATTGTATGCAGAACTTGCGAATGGTGTAGTCCACAAGCACAGTAAAGTCTTCCACTGCCACACGAACATTGCCATAGGTCCAGCAGCCTTGGTCAGGCCAGTACTGGTAGCACTTATCCTAGTGGGAAACAGAAAGTTAGACAGGAACACAAAAGCCTTTAGTTTATTTAGCTCTGAGAAGACGTCCAAGAAAGCCATGATGCTCTCTGTCACTCTGCTCACACAAGCCAGGAAAAGCTTCCTCTGGCTGACAACCACAGTTAACTTGCAGATGCCCAACCCACCACCAGGTGTCACTAGATCGCAAAGTGACATGCAACCGAGATGAAGCTGGGCCTCCGTGAGACTCCGCAACGTTTGGTCCGGTGCAGTAACAGAACAGAACCCAATTACCGGTGATACAGTTGCACTGCAATGCTGAGCCTTGGTGGACTTCGGCTACACACAGGAGGTCCTATGGGAATTTATTCTAAACGTCGTCTTTAAGTAGGGGGGTGGCTGGTTAACTGTAGATTGTTAAGTCTACAGTTCATAGGTCAAACTGGAAAACATTCAATAACTTTATCTAAATTGTTTACAAGACGTGAAAAATATCGTAGTAATACATTATATTAGTTCATACACAGGGTAAATCTGTCTTAACTTCTTGGATCCCCCTGAGCCTTCAAAGTGCACAGAGTGAGAAGGGCTCCCTCCATGCGTGTTTTGAATGCATTATCGTCCTAAAGGTGACTTGTAAGACACTGAGCGCATTGGAGAATCTCAGGGCTTAAtctgccagccagccagtcaatcagAATTAGCCTGTCTAAAACCACTTAATGAGAGTTTGCTGACTAATTATGATAAAGCCTTAGAGGGCTTCATTAGCCATTATTTAATCATTGATTCCGAGCTGCACAAAAGCTGATTTTAAtctctttcctttctgtttttattgatcTCTGCAGGGTACGTTTTCTTACTACACCccaccccctctgtctctctctctcgctattgttctctgccctctctctctcctttttctctttccctcttgtTTTCTCTCTAAGGTGAATCTCATTGAAACTGCTGGGAGACCATATGGAGCCAGTTGACCTATAATGTTTAACGACAGGATGGGATGTGAGATGAGGCCTAAATGACTAGACTATGGAAGCCTACATTTCCAAGCCTTCTGGAAACTATTTTGTAACTAGTTCATATATTATGTATTGTCTTTACATtcgatttatttatttgttgtctgacttttctgtttgttctgtgtatttgttgtggcaaaaacattttctcaagtcaataaaataaatgtttacccaTAATTTACAAGGTAATCACGACAGAGAAGACATTATCTTTCATAGCAACAACCAGGGAGCAATTAGAGTTAACTGCTTGCCCAGGGCCAGGACAACAGATCCTCCACAACCTACTCAGGGATTCAATCAAGCAACCATTcgtttactggtcagatgctgtaaTTTTTAGGCAACTGGGATTTGGCCAATAGATTCCGATTTAGGGTCTGATCAAACATGACTAACTTAGCATTCTACATGAGAGTCTAGGGATGTTTGCACTCTTCACCAAGCCTTTCTGCCTCAACCACGAATGAGCTAGCAGGCGCCAGACCCACCACTAGGAGTCTCCAGAGCACGACGGAAACAAGTCAGTCCTAACCCCTACCCCCGCCCTCCACAGATTCCCCAGGCACTGTCAAAGTTTTAAATGTTAGTGTCGAAATGACAGGCCAAAAGCCTCTTTAAGCCTTTAATAAATGACACGTATGTATCCTGGAGGGCAGGATAATCCCTGTAACAACAGTGATGAAATTACAGATGGAATACGGATGAAAAAGGACGTGTTTCTGGGGCTATTTCGGGAAAAAAAGCAAAGTGTACAGTTTTCAAACCCCGAGCGGTGAGAGGTTCTTGTTAGATTAATACACATTGTCGTGGTTtacttcttttctctctttgaGGTTTGTCAGCATGACGATTGTTGCCGACTTCTGTTCCCATATCATCCTCCAGAAGTCTGCCACGGTCTCTTCCTTAGGACCTGGAAGACAACAGCCCATTACATTAGTTACCCATGACAGTCCGGTGGGATATAATGCCCCACCCCAAAGGTAGCGTTAACTCATTTGTTTGTCTGATTTCATATGGAGGATATGAGTGAGATGTTAATCAGGCGAACGCCAAAGCAGAACATTAATAGCTTCACCTTGTGCTGCAATGAATTTGCTTTGTCCCGTGTAGccctgaaaacaatgaaaacgcAGTGATTAGCAGAAAAAATTTTCAGTCAGCAAAATAGCCATCCTAACCCCAGTATGTGATGCGAGTATTCAGCCCTGTAATAAGACATACACGCCACAGATGGCAGCTTACATCAATATATGAAGCGTTGATATAGTCTGAACAGGGGTTTCCATCCAGTGGTGTCAACACCACACGGGAATGGTCATCTGCTCAGAAGATAAGCACAGTTTAGGACATCACAGAGAACTAGTGGGATAATAACTGGGCAACAATTCAACAGTTTCAATCCATTTTGAGAGCATGGTGAAAACAAGTCAATAATTGTTGTTAAAGCAAATTGTTTAAAGACAGTTaggtttttaattgaaataattattgtttgGTTATAAAAATGCCAGCGTTTACAGAAGACTGAAAAGTGACAGATCCTAGTATAGACAAAGAGGAACTCTAACTGTCAAAAGGAAGAAGAACACACAGAAACTAAACAGTATGGATCGTAGTTGTTTGGTGCCACTACAATCGACTACGTGGACATTTATAGGAAGTCACACATCACTTTATCTGAAAATAACTGaataatga
This genomic interval carries:
- the ptprea gene encoding receptor-type tyrosine-protein phosphatase epsilon isoform X1, giving the protein MFPVLFLVATTIATNYSSSGNDTNEDTAAENHHVLPIVLVLSVLIVISILLAWYFLRLKNQRKAVVTTVDKKIPNGLLEEQEQQTVVLLPRSPSTSKTYIPIPVDCLEEETRIRSADDCKLFREEFNSLPGGYTQGTCEEANREDNKDKNRYPNILPYDHSRVVLTPLDGNPCSDYINASYIDGYTGQSKFIAAQGPKEETVADFWRMIWEQKSATIVMLTNLKERKEDKCYQYWPDQGCWTYGNVRVAVEDFTVLVDYTIRKFCIQYQATDGSKPSRLVTQLHFTSWPDFGVPFSPIGMLKFLKKVKNVNPSFAGPIVVHCSAGVGRTGTFIVIDGMIDMMHQEQKTDVFGFVSKIRDQRSQLVQTDMQYSFIYQALLEYFLYGDTELDVSSLEGHLQKLHNTNAPFDRVGLEEEFKKLTNMRIMKENMRTGNLPANMKKNRVLQIIPYDFNRVILSMRRGQEFTDYINASFIDGYRQKDYFIATQGPLSHTVEDFWRMAWEWKCHSIVMLTELQEREQDKCFQYWPSEGSVTYGNYTVEIKGDTMCDTFSLRDLVLTFGPDKQTRLVRHFHFHGWPEIGIPAEGRGMIDIIASVQRQQQQSGNHPIIVHCSAGAGRTGTFIALSNILERVKAEGLLDVFQTVKSLRMQRPHMVQTVEQYDFCYRVVQDFVDIFSDYANFK
- the ptprea gene encoding receptor-type tyrosine-protein phosphatase epsilon isoform X2 → MFPVLFLVATTIATNYSSSGNDTNEDTAAENHHVLPIVLVLSVLIVISILLAWYFLRLKNQRKAVVTTVDKKIPNGLLEEQEQQTVVLLPRSPSTSKTYIPIPVDCLEEETRIRSADDCKLFREEFNSLPGGYTQGTCEEANREDNKDKNRYPNILPYDHSRVVLTPLDGNPCSDYINASYIDGYTGQSKFIAAQGPKEETVADFWRMIWEQKSATIVMLTNLKERKEDKCYQYWPDQGCWTYGNVRVAVEDFTVLVDYTIRKFCIQYATDGSKPSRLVTQLHFTSWPDFGVPFSPIGMLKFLKKVKNVNPSFAGPIVVHCSAGVGRTGTFIVIDGMIDMMHQEQKTDVFGFVSKIRDQRSQLVQTDMQYSFIYQALLEYFLYGDTELDVSSLEGHLQKLHNTNAPFDRVGLEEEFKKLTNMRIMKENMRTGNLPANMKKNRVLQIIPYDFNRVILSMRRGQEFTDYINASFIDGYRQKDYFIATQGPLSHTVEDFWRMAWEWKCHSIVMLTELQEREQDKCFQYWPSEGSVTYGNYTVEIKGDTMCDTFSLRDLVLTFGPDKQTRLVRHFHFHGWPEIGIPAEGRGMIDIIASVQRQQQQSGNHPIIVHCSAGAGRTGTFIALSNILERVKAEGLLDVFQTVKSLRMQRPHMVQTVEQYDFCYRVVQDFVDIFSDYANFK
- the ptprea gene encoding receptor-type tyrosine-protein phosphatase epsilon isoform X3; the encoded protein is MRKNTFSSFRWLKNQRKAVVTTVDKKIPNGLLEEQEQQTVVLLPRSPSTSKTYIPIPVDCLEEETRIRSADDCKLFREEFNSLPGGYTQGTCEEANREDNKDKNRYPNILPYDHSRVVLTPLDGNPCSDYINASYIDGYTGQSKFIAAQGPKEETVADFWRMIWEQKSATIVMLTNLKERKEDKCYQYWPDQGCWTYGNVRVAVEDFTVLVDYTIRKFCIQYQATDGSKPSRLVTQLHFTSWPDFGVPFSPIGMLKFLKKVKNVNPSFAGPIVVHCSAGVGRTGTFIVIDGMIDMMHQEQKTDVFGFVSKIRDQRSQLVQTDMQYSFIYQALLEYFLYGDTELDVSSLEGHLQKLHNTNAPFDRVGLEEEFKKLTNMRIMKENMRTGNLPANMKKNRVLQIIPYDFNRVILSMRRGQEFTDYINASFIDGYRQKDYFIATQGPLSHTVEDFWRMAWEWKCHSIVMLTELQEREQDKCFQYWPSEGSVTYGNYTVEIKGDTMCDTFSLRDLVLTFGPDKQTRLVRHFHFHGWPEIGIPAEGRGMIDIIASVQRQQQQSGNHPIIVHCSAGAGRTGTFIALSNILERVKAEGLLDVFQTVKSLRMQRPHMVQTVEQYDFCYRVVQDFVDIFSDYANFK